In Drosophila yakuba strain Tai18E2 chromosome X, Prin_Dyak_Tai18E2_2.1, whole genome shotgun sequence, a single genomic region encodes these proteins:
- the LOC26536241 gene encoding uncharacterized protein LOC26536241 gives MKVWNAHHICLVILVSSAVPLIGALSSTVCADRFTGLSFADPASCSSFYVCQRGNAIRRECSSGLYYDPKIQTCNLPGLIKCFNGDRGVALLPNVKQNGTALPDGKPKEVATTTPPHTTTCPTTTTVPLVVVTTKNPKMAATAKPISQDDANDADGAHAVTQDTPHGMDVLRSSRDCRGITDGEYLTDPKHCRRFYMCHKNRPKRHNCPRNHWFDRETKSCQVREKVLNCPSNRN, from the exons ATGAAAGTTT GGAATGCACACCACATATGCCTGGTGATCCTAGTGTCCTCGGCGGTGCCATTGATCGGTGCATTGAGCAGCACCGTTTGTGCGGATCGCTTCACTGGCCTCTCGTTCGCTGATCCGGCCAGTTGCTCCAGCTTCTATGTGTGCCAGCGTGGAAACGCCATTCGGCGGGAGTGCTCCAGTGGTCTGTACTACGATCCCAAGATCCAGACCTGCAATCTGCCCGGACTAATCAAATGTTTCAACGGGGATCGCGGCGTGGCTTTGCTGCCCAACGTCAAACAAAATGGCACAGCGCTGCCTGATGGAAAGCCCAAGGAGGTGGCCACCACGACGCCACCACACACAACCACCTGTCCAACGACGACGACAGTGCCATTGGTGGTAGTGACCACCAAAAACCCGAAAATGGCTGCCACAGCTAAACCAATAAGCCAAGATGATGCCAATGATGCCGATGGTGCCCATGCAGTTACCCAAGATACACCGCACGGAATGGATGTTTTGAGATCCTCGCGAGATTGCCGTGGAATAACCGATGGCGAGTACTTGACAGACCCCAAACATTGCCGCCGTTTCTATATGTGCCATAAAAATCGGCCCAAGCGCCACAATTGCCCCCGGAATCATTGGTTCGATCGAGAGACGAAATCCTGCCAGGTCCGAGAGAAGGTACTGAACTGTCCATCCAATCGGAATTAG